A genomic region of Stenotrophomonas sp. NA06056 contains the following coding sequences:
- a CDS encoding acyltransferase, protein MKLPVFGFGASRFVLASLVAGSHLWSNMPQGYAAYAVWAFFVLSGFLMTLVLTTKYGFDGRGIKAYAFNRFMRIFPLYWLAAIMGLLTLWYYNGIGIDLRPINGEFHMPKGLQDWAYVITLFPGIQRGGMPVPVANALAIEVGFYLLLPLMATSRGAAWLGVVIGALLNLKMGIVTETFGDRYATFLPCLLPFAVGSLVCQYRTQLERFRMPWTSSIVWMLHGVVWVFLQSWPWTWGLYVSLVLSAWMVVSLHAQPSGKVDKMLGDLSYPIYLIHTTVAAWFVCACGFTRPFATFFLPAFAATVALSWLIVILIDRPLSRLKRKPPAHVVPAA, encoded by the coding sequence TTGAAACTTCCTGTGTTTGGTTTTGGTGCCAGCCGCTTCGTGCTGGCCTCGCTGGTGGCCGGTTCACACCTTTGGTCGAACATGCCGCAGGGTTATGCGGCCTACGCGGTTTGGGCATTCTTCGTGCTCAGCGGCTTCCTGATGACGCTGGTGCTGACCACCAAGTATGGCTTTGATGGCCGTGGCATCAAGGCATATGCCTTCAACCGTTTCATGCGCATCTTCCCGCTGTACTGGCTGGCCGCGATCATGGGCCTGCTGACTCTCTGGTACTACAACGGCATCGGTATCGATCTGCGTCCGATCAATGGCGAGTTCCACATGCCCAAGGGCCTGCAGGACTGGGCCTACGTGATCACGCTGTTCCCGGGCATCCAGCGCGGTGGCATGCCGGTGCCGGTGGCCAACGCGTTGGCCATCGAAGTGGGCTTCTACCTGCTGCTGCCGCTGATGGCGACCTCGCGCGGAGCGGCGTGGCTGGGCGTGGTCATCGGTGCGCTGCTGAACCTGAAGATGGGTATCGTCACCGAGACCTTCGGCGACCGTTACGCCACCTTCCTGCCGTGCCTGCTGCCGTTTGCCGTCGGCTCGCTGGTCTGCCAGTACCGTACCCAGCTGGAGCGGTTCCGCATGCCGTGGACCAGCTCGATCGTCTGGATGCTGCACGGCGTGGTCTGGGTGTTCCTGCAGAGCTGGCCGTGGACGTGGGGCCTGTACGTGTCGCTGGTGCTGTCGGCGTGGATGGTGGTGTCGCTGCACGCGCAGCCCTCGGGCAAGGTGGACAAGATGCTCGGTGACCTGAGCTATCCGATCTACCTGATCCACACCACGGTTGCAGCCTGGTTCGTCTGCGCCTGCGGCTTCACCCGTCCGTTCGCGACCTTCTTCCTGCCTGCCTTCGCGGCAACCGTTGCGCTGTCCTGGCTGATCGTGATCCTGATCGACCGGCCGTTGTCGCGCCTCAAGCGCAAGCCACCGGCCCACGTGGTCCCTGCCGCCTGA
- a CDS encoding AMP-binding protein: protein MPFWNLEQHGNRVALIEGDQLLDYATLAKLADQQAARLPDGRGMGLLCMPSHTEAVALYLGALRSGRQVPLLLQPDTDPQLLAELVAHYQPDWIASPGPAAEGYQTVQQGQALALHVRRTAPGVDAPHPDLALLLSTSGSTGSSKLVRLSAQGLDANASAIVQYLGLQADDRAITTLPLAYSFGMSILNSHLAAGGSVVLSEDSLMTRGFWDSARRHAISSLSGVPATFEILRRMGLARMQLPSLRMLTQAGGRLRDELVAYFAESSLEHGLAFFVMYGQTEASPRISYVPAARIVDKVGSIGVPVPGGHMQVDAATGELVYSGPNVMMGYATARNDLAKGDELHGVLRTGDLARVDEDGFHYITGRAKRFLKISGNRVNLDEVEAMLSSALGQQIACSGADDDLVAFSHGAQVADQAQVRQLVQERYKLFGGHVRTLHLEALPLMASGKVDYQSLRQMAGQGAAR, encoded by the coding sequence ATGCCGTTCTGGAACCTGGAACAACACGGCAACCGCGTCGCCCTGATCGAGGGCGATCAGCTGCTGGACTATGCCACCCTCGCCAAGCTGGCGGACCAACAGGCGGCGCGACTGCCCGACGGTCGCGGCATGGGCCTGCTGTGCATGCCCAGTCATACCGAGGCCGTGGCGCTGTATCTGGGCGCACTGCGCAGTGGCCGGCAGGTGCCGTTGCTGCTGCAGCCGGATACCGACCCGCAGCTGCTGGCCGAGCTGGTTGCGCACTACCAGCCCGACTGGATCGCAAGCCCAGGCCCGGCCGCCGAAGGTTACCAGACCGTACAGCAGGGCCAGGCGCTGGCACTGCACGTGCGCCGCACGGCGCCCGGCGTGGACGCGCCGCACCCCGACCTTGCCCTGCTGCTGAGTACATCCGGCAGCACCGGTTCGTCCAAGCTGGTGCGCCTGTCGGCGCAGGGCCTGGATGCCAATGCCAGCGCCATCGTCCAGTACCTGGGCCTGCAGGCCGACGACCGCGCGATCACGACCCTGCCGCTGGCCTACTCGTTCGGCATGTCCATCCTCAACAGCCACCTGGCCGCAGGCGGTTCGGTGGTGCTGAGCGAGGACAGCCTGATGACGCGCGGCTTCTGGGACAGCGCGCGCCGCCACGCCATCTCCTCGCTGTCCGGTGTTCCGGCCACCTTCGAGATCCTGCGCCGGATGGGATTGGCGCGCATGCAGCTGCCCAGCCTGCGCATGCTGACCCAGGCCGGCGGCCGCCTGCGCGACGAACTGGTGGCCTACTTCGCCGAATCCAGCCTGGAACATGGCCTGGCGTTCTTCGTCATGTACGGGCAGACCGAAGCATCGCCGCGGATCAGCTACGTTCCGGCTGCACGCATCGTCGACAAAGTCGGCAGCATCGGCGTGCCGGTGCCCGGTGGTCACATGCAGGTTGATGCTGCCACTGGCGAGCTGGTCTACTCCGGCCCCAACGTGATGATGGGCTACGCCACCGCACGCAATGACCTGGCCAAAGGCGACGAACTGCACGGCGTGCTGCGCACCGGCGACCTGGCCCGCGTCGACGAGGACGGGTTCCACTACATCACCGGTCGCGCCAAGCGCTTCCTGAAAATTTCCGGCAACCGGGTCAACCTTGATGAAGTCGAAGCCATGCTGTCTTCGGCATTGGGCCAGCAGATCGCGTGCTCGGGCGCTGACGATGACCTGGTAGCCTTCAGCCACGGCGCACAGGTGGCCGACCAGGCGCAGGTGCGTCAGCTCGTGCAGGAACGCTACAAGCTGTTCGGTGGTCACGTCCGTACCCTCCACCTGGAGGCGCTGCCCCTGATGGCCAGCGGCAAGGTGGATTACCAGAGTCTCCGGCAGATGGCCGGACAAGGAGCTGCAAGGTGA
- a CDS encoding acyl-protein synthetase, with the protein MTLPAPSAANAAAALDVDVFGMDRTHKRTWLLEGLNRLTAHHRAHCAPYARILDGLWPAEDAASLEQVPWLPVRMFKLMDLKSVADDQVSRTLVSSGTTGAAVSRIFLDADTARAQARALTRIFSHFAGSKRLRMLVVDDSSFLRDRSRFNARAAGILGFSNFGRDHLYLLDEDLQPDWAALEHWLQANPDEPVLLFGFTFIVWQSFVQAARRDGKQIRFPAGSMLVHGGGWKKMDEQKVDNVAYKAALSETFGIERVHNYYGMVEQVGSIFFECEHGHLHAPAYADVIVRDLQDLNPVAHGTTGAIQVLSLLPESYPGHSLLTEDLGVIHGEDDCRCGRPGKHFAVLGRIKNVEIRGCSDTRTVPNA; encoded by the coding sequence GTGACCCTGCCTGCCCCATCGGCCGCCAACGCAGCGGCCGCACTGGATGTCGACGTCTTCGGCATGGACCGTACCCATAAGCGCACGTGGTTGCTGGAGGGGCTGAACCGCCTGACCGCCCACCATCGCGCGCACTGTGCGCCCTACGCCCGCATCCTTGATGGCCTGTGGCCGGCTGAAGACGCTGCCAGCCTTGAGCAGGTGCCGTGGCTGCCGGTGCGCATGTTCAAGCTCATGGACCTCAAGAGCGTTGCCGATGACCAGGTCTCGCGCACGCTGGTGTCCAGTGGCACGACCGGCGCCGCGGTGTCGCGCATCTTTCTCGACGCTGATACCGCACGCGCACAAGCGCGGGCATTGACCCGCATCTTTTCCCATTTTGCCGGGTCCAAGCGCCTGCGCATGCTGGTGGTCGACGATTCAAGCTTCCTGCGTGATCGCAGCCGCTTCAACGCCCGTGCAGCCGGCATCCTGGGCTTCTCCAATTTCGGCCGCGACCACCTCTACCTGCTCGATGAAGACCTGCAGCCGGACTGGGCCGCACTGGAACACTGGCTGCAGGCAAATCCTGACGAGCCGGTCCTGCTGTTCGGCTTCACCTTCATCGTCTGGCAATCGTTCGTGCAGGCCGCACGCCGCGACGGCAAGCAGATCCGCTTCCCGGCCGGCAGCATGCTGGTGCACGGCGGCGGCTGGAAGAAGATGGACGAGCAGAAGGTCGACAACGTGGCCTACAAGGCAGCGCTGTCGGAGACCTTCGGCATCGAGCGCGTGCACAACTACTACGGGATGGTCGAACAGGTCGGCTCGATCTTCTTCGAATGCGAACACGGCCACCTGCATGCGCCCGCTTATGCCGATGTGATCGTGCGTGACCTGCAGGACCTGAACCCGGTGGCGCATGGCACGACAGGCGCGATCCAGGTACTGAGCCTGCTGCCGGAAAGTTATCCCGGCCACAGCCTGCTGACCGAAGATCTTGGCGTGATCCATGGCGAGGACGATTGCCGCTGCGGCCGCCCCGGCAAGCACTTCGCCGTGCTCGGCCGCATCAAGAACGTGGAAATCCGCGGCTGCAGCGATACCCGCACGGTACCCAACGCATGA
- a CDS encoding EamA family transporter: MSYVFIALTILLTVYGQLMLKWQVSLNPGSTIDGMNLRAILTLLLNPWVISAFAAAFGASLCWMAAIGRMPLSKAYPFTALSFPLVATLAVWLFRESFDSHKIAGTALIILGVIVLSRSGA; the protein is encoded by the coding sequence ATGAGCTACGTTTTCATTGCCCTGACCATCCTGCTGACCGTCTACGGCCAGCTCATGCTGAAGTGGCAGGTCAGCCTCAATCCCGGGTCGACCATCGACGGCATGAACCTGCGCGCGATCCTCACCCTGCTGCTCAATCCCTGGGTGATCAGCGCCTTCGCGGCGGCCTTCGGCGCTTCTTTGTGCTGGATGGCGGCCATTGGACGGATGCCGCTGAGCAAGGCCTATCCCTTCACCGCATTGAGTTTCCCGCTGGTGGCAACCCTTGCGGTATGGCTCTTTCGCGAGTCCTTCGACTCGCATAAGATCGCCGGCACCGCCTTGATCATCCTGGGCGTCATCGTACTGTCTCGTTCCGGAGCCTGA
- a CDS encoding nucleotidyltransferase family protein, which produces MIIADEAIVLVGGFGTRLRSEVPDLPKPLAPVAGRPFLAYVLDNLAEGGIRRVILATGYLAERVEQAIGRRWQGMDVVYSREPEPLGTGGALALAARQLHGHAVHMSNGDTYLRYSPRQLQQHAEREQVSLAVALAKVEDVGRYGAVELAHGRVAAFNEKGGHGPGFINAGSYFLGPAALSSLPDKPVFSFETDVLLPRAASEGLAACVDTADFIDIGVPEDYRRAQHIFAGGKP; this is translated from the coding sequence ATGATCATTGCCGATGAAGCCATTGTGCTGGTGGGAGGCTTCGGTACCCGCCTGCGCTCGGAAGTGCCCGATCTGCCCAAGCCGCTGGCGCCGGTGGCGGGACGTCCGTTCCTGGCCTACGTGCTCGACAATCTCGCCGAGGGCGGCATCCGTCGCGTGATCCTGGCCACCGGATACCTGGCCGAGCGTGTCGAACAGGCCATCGGGCGCCGCTGGCAGGGCATGGACGTGGTGTATTCGCGCGAGCCCGAGCCGCTGGGGACCGGCGGTGCACTGGCATTGGCCGCCCGTCAGTTGCACGGCCATGCCGTCCACATGAGCAACGGCGATACCTATCTGCGTTACTCGCCGCGGCAGTTGCAGCAACATGCGGAGCGCGAGCAGGTGTCCCTTGCGGTCGCCCTGGCCAAGGTCGAGGACGTTGGCCGCTACGGTGCCGTCGAACTCGCGCATGGCCGTGTTGCGGCATTCAACGAAAAGGGCGGTCACGGCCCCGGCTTCATCAATGCCGGCAGCTACTTCCTCGGCCCAGCCGCGCTGTCTTCATTGCCGGACAAGCCGGTGTTCTCGTTCGAGACCGATGTGCTGCTGCCACGGGCCGCCAGTGAGGGTCTGGCTGCCTGCGTGGATACCGCTGACTTCATCGATATCGGGGTGCCTGAGGACTACCGGCGCGCGCAGCACATCTTTGCCGGCGGCAAACCATGA
- a CDS encoding dehydrogenase produces the protein MIVRSRAPLRLGLAGGGTDVSPFCDQHGGFVMNVTIDKYAYATIDDAPAGTVSFHAQDAEASETLAVADVQAHAGPLQLMKGVYLHLTDRYLGGVRPSIRVRTHSDAPPGSGLGSSSTMVVALVAAFAEYFSLPLGEYEVAQLAYRIERSDLGLSGGKQDQYAAAFGGFNFMEFYAEDHVIVNPLRIKDWICAELESSLVLYFTGVSRASAKIIDEQSRNIKEGRSDSLDAMHRLKAEATQMKEALLRGDLVRFAEVMQSGWQAKKQSASSISNPMIDEIEQLAFANGARAAKVSGAGGGGFMMFVCDPADRLRLVRALAQAGGTVYDTHFTHHGATSWKLG, from the coding sequence ATGATCGTCCGCTCGCGCGCACCGCTGCGGCTTGGCCTGGCGGGTGGCGGCACCGACGTGTCGCCGTTCTGCGATCAGCATGGTGGCTTCGTCATGAACGTCACCATCGACAAGTACGCCTACGCGACCATCGATGACGCGCCTGCCGGCACGGTCTCCTTCCACGCGCAGGACGCCGAAGCGAGCGAAACCCTTGCCGTTGCCGACGTGCAGGCCCATGCCGGGCCGCTGCAGCTGATGAAGGGCGTGTACCTGCACCTGACCGATCGTTACCTCGGCGGTGTGCGGCCGAGCATCCGCGTGCGCACCCATTCCGACGCACCGCCAGGGTCTGGCCTGGGCTCGTCCTCGACGATGGTGGTGGCCTTGGTCGCCGCGTTCGCCGAGTACTTCTCGCTGCCCCTTGGCGAGTATGAAGTCGCGCAGCTGGCGTATCGGATCGAGCGCAGCGATCTGGGTCTTTCCGGCGGCAAGCAGGATCAGTACGCGGCGGCCTTCGGCGGCTTCAACTTCATGGAGTTCTATGCCGAAGATCACGTCATCGTGAATCCGCTGCGCATCAAGGACTGGATCTGTGCCGAACTCGAGTCCAGCCTGGTGCTGTACTTCACCGGTGTGTCACGCGCATCGGCCAAGATCATCGATGAGCAGTCGCGCAACATCAAGGAAGGCCGCTCCGACTCGCTAGACGCGATGCACCGCCTGAAGGCCGAAGCGACGCAGATGAAGGAAGCGCTGCTGCGTGGCGATCTGGTCCGTTTCGCTGAAGTCATGCAGTCCGGCTGGCAGGCCAAGAAGCAGAGCGCATCGAGCATCAGCAATCCGATGATCGACGAGATCGAGCAGCTCGCTTTCGCCAATGGTGCGCGCGCAGCCAAGGTTTCCGGCGCCGGTGGCGGCGGCTTCATGATGTTCGTCTGTGATCCCGCCGACCGCCTGCGATTGGTGCGCGCATTGGCGCAGGCCGGCGGTACCGTCTATGACACCCACTTTACGCACCACGGAGCTACCTCATGGAAACTGGGATGA
- a CDS encoding class I SAM-dependent methyltransferase translates to MSQKTDGLHAVLSHPAVYDLLQNLLGARRSRTRLIRDHIRPRQGDHILDIGCGTGELFSQMPPGLRYVGFDLSQAYIDAARKRFGDRARFECMDVADYEVGQEQQQKADLVLAIGILHHLDDSRARALMRTAHAALKPGGRFISLDGAYVDGQSAIAHGLIARDRGQSIRTPAAYQSLAEAEFGSVKGQVRSDMLFVPYTHYIMECVR, encoded by the coding sequence ATGTCGCAGAAGACCGATGGGTTGCACGCAGTGCTATCACACCCGGCGGTCTACGACCTGCTGCAGAACCTGCTGGGGGCGCGTCGTTCCCGTACGCGACTGATCCGGGACCACATCCGTCCCCGCCAAGGCGACCACATCCTGGACATCGGTTGCGGCACCGGCGAGCTCTTCAGCCAGATGCCACCTGGCCTGCGCTACGTCGGATTCGATCTGTCCCAAGCCTATATCGATGCCGCACGGAAGCGGTTTGGTGACAGGGCTCGCTTCGAGTGCATGGACGTGGCCGACTATGAAGTGGGCCAGGAGCAGCAGCAGAAGGCCGATCTGGTGCTGGCCATCGGCATCCTGCATCACCTCGACGATTCCCGTGCACGTGCGCTGATGCGGACCGCGCATGCCGCCCTCAAGCCCGGCGGCCGTTTCATCTCACTCGATGGTGCCTATGTGGATGGCCAATCGGCCATCGCCCATGGCCTGATCGCGCGCGACCGTGGCCAGAGCATCCGCACTCCGGCCGCTTACCAGTCCCTGGCCGAAGCCGAATTCGGCTCGGTCAAGGGCCAGGTGAGAAGCGATATGCTTTTCGTACCCTATACACACTACATCATGGAATGCGTGCGCTAG
- a CDS encoding acyl-CoA reductase, whose protein sequence is MTRLLFSIHPDATLDAELARLSALPPLLPFSAQLREFVADFSRRVFNLPQLRQHPELATLGHWFRGAAVNQLSQRIGTRASELDLARGLVFHLAPANVDVLFAYAWLMSVLSGNTNVARLSQKQSTQRDALVSILHDMQREGLHPQVLERAVLLTYPHDDAITTAISRHCHARIIWGGDATVAKIRSLPIAPLAVELAFPDRFGVAVMRAAALVECSEADLQELARRFCNDVLWFGQQACSSPRTLYWVGDDAGIAAAKSRFWPTVRAQAAALEDEPAALMARVTDANLLAATGHGVHSADAIGLYPLRLEAARADGGIREIQSGHGLVVEIDLPALDALAPQLDDRDQTLVQHGFSTSALRDFLCHLANRAIDRVVPFGRALDFHPVWDGTDLLDVLTRKITLPAT, encoded by the coding sequence ATGACCAGACTGCTCTTCTCGATCCATCCCGATGCCACGCTGGACGCTGAGCTGGCGCGCCTTTCGGCATTGCCTCCGCTGTTGCCTTTCAGTGCTCAGCTTCGCGAGTTCGTGGCTGATTTTTCGCGACGGGTGTTCAACCTGCCGCAGCTGCGCCAGCATCCGGAACTGGCCACGCTTGGCCACTGGTTCCGGGGTGCGGCGGTCAACCAGCTGTCACAGCGCATCGGCACGCGCGCATCCGAACTGGACCTCGCCCGCGGTCTGGTCTTCCACCTCGCGCCAGCCAATGTCGACGTGCTGTTCGCCTATGCCTGGCTGATGTCGGTGCTGTCGGGCAACACCAACGTGGCACGCCTGTCGCAGAAGCAGAGCACCCAGCGCGATGCGCTGGTGTCGATCCTGCATGACATGCAGCGCGAAGGCCTGCACCCACAGGTGCTGGAACGCGCGGTACTGCTGACATATCCGCACGACGATGCGATCACCACGGCGATTTCCCGCCATTGCCATGCGCGCATCATCTGGGGCGGTGACGCCACGGTCGCCAAGATCCGCTCGCTGCCCATCGCCCCGCTGGCTGTCGAACTCGCCTTCCCCGATCGTTTCGGCGTGGCGGTGATGCGCGCCGCCGCTCTGGTTGAATGCAGCGAAGCCGATCTGCAGGAACTGGCGCGGCGCTTCTGCAACGACGTGCTCTGGTTCGGCCAGCAGGCCTGCTCCTCACCTCGCACCCTTTACTGGGTGGGTGATGATGCCGGGATTGCCGCAGCCAAGTCTCGCTTCTGGCCGACAGTGCGCGCCCAGGCCGCAGCGCTGGAGGACGAGCCCGCAGCACTGATGGCGCGGGTAACGGATGCCAACCTGCTGGCTGCAACTGGTCATGGCGTGCATTCAGCCGATGCCATCGGCCTGTATCCGCTGCGTCTGGAAGCCGCGCGTGCCGATGGCGGGATCCGCGAAATCCAGTCCGGTCACGGCCTGGTGGTTGAGATCGACCTGCCTGCACTCGATGCATTGGCGCCACAGCTTGACGACCGCGACCAGACGCTGGTCCAGCATGGTTTCAGCACATCGGCGCTGCGCGACTTTCTGTGCCATCTCGCCAATCGCGCCATTGATCGCGTCGTGCCGTTCGGCCGCGCCCTGGACTTCCACCCGGTCTGGGACGGCACGGACCTTCTCGATGTCCTTACCCGCAAGATCACCCTACCAGCGACCTGA
- a CDS encoding HAD family hydrolase, whose amino-acid sequence MTMPQPGCVVGPGWPAAGAPLGRVLFLDRDGVININHGYVHTPAGTEWVPGIFELCREAQARGYALVVVTNQAGIARGYYSEQQFAEYTAWMHACFAAEGVQIAATWYCPHHQQAGQGAYRVECSCRKPAPGMLHAMDQAHAVDWPRSVLVGDKRTDVQAGQAAGVGQCFLLGDDTGEGVVDEGSFHACMTLSQVQALLPI is encoded by the coding sequence ATGACGATGCCGCAACCCGGGTGCGTGGTCGGTCCAGGTTGGCCGGCCGCAGGCGCACCACTGGGCCGGGTGCTGTTTCTCGATCGCGACGGCGTGATCAATATCAACCATGGCTACGTCCATACCCCGGCCGGCACCGAATGGGTGCCGGGAATTTTCGAGCTGTGCCGCGAGGCGCAGGCGCGTGGGTATGCACTGGTGGTGGTGACCAACCAGGCGGGAATTGCACGCGGCTACTACAGCGAACAGCAGTTTGCCGAGTACACCGCATGGATGCACGCGTGTTTCGCCGCTGAAGGCGTGCAGATCGCGGCAACCTGGTACTGCCCGCATCACCAGCAGGCCGGGCAGGGCGCCTACCGGGTGGAGTGCAGCTGTCGCAAGCCGGCACCGGGCATGTTGCATGCCATGGACCAGGCACATGCGGTGGACTGGCCCCGCTCGGTGCTGGTGGGCGACAAGCGCACGGATGTGCAGGCTGGCCAGGCCGCCGGCGTCGGGCAGTGCTTCCTGCTTGGTGATGACACCGGCGAGGGTGTCGTGGATGAGGGCAGTTTCCACGCGTGCATGACGCTTTCACAGGTGCAGGCGTTGTTGCCGATCTGA
- the rffA gene encoding dTDP-4-amino-4,6-dideoxygalactose transaminase, which yields MIPFNKPFMTGQELVNITHAHANGHLSGDGPFTKQCHAWLNQRTGANASLLTHSCTAALEMAALLLDLEDGDEVIMPSYTFVSTSNAFVLRGAVPVFVDIRADTLNIDETLIEAAITPRTKAICVVHYAGVACEMDEILAIAARHGLAVVEDAAQGIMSTYKGRPLGTIGDLGALSFHETKNIISGEGGALLCRDHTHAERAEIIREKGTNRSRFFRGQVDKYTWVDVGSSFLPGEITAAFLAAQMDAAEDITARRLAIWDRYHAWAAPHEAAGRLVRPTIPAHTTHNAHMYYMLLPSLEARTAFIQLLREQGVQAVFHYIPLHSSPAGISNGRTGSTMQITDSLSERLVRMPLWIGVESQMDLILEAADKALEQIA from the coding sequence GTGATTCCGTTCAACAAGCCCTTCATGACTGGCCAGGAGCTGGTCAACATCACCCATGCGCACGCCAATGGGCATCTCAGTGGCGATGGTCCGTTCACCAAACAGTGCCACGCGTGGCTGAACCAGCGCACCGGCGCCAACGCATCGCTGCTGACCCACTCCTGCACGGCCGCACTGGAAATGGCAGCGCTGCTGCTGGACCTGGAGGACGGCGACGAAGTGATCATGCCGTCCTACACGTTTGTCTCGACCTCCAATGCCTTCGTGCTGCGTGGGGCGGTACCCGTGTTCGTGGACATCCGCGCCGACACGCTGAACATCGATGAGACGCTGATCGAGGCCGCGATCACTCCGCGCACCAAGGCCATCTGCGTGGTGCATTACGCCGGTGTAGCCTGCGAAATGGACGAGATCCTGGCCATCGCCGCACGCCATGGTCTGGCCGTGGTCGAGGATGCCGCGCAGGGGATCATGTCCACCTACAAGGGACGGCCGCTGGGCACCATCGGCGACCTCGGCGCACTGAGTTTCCACGAAACCAAGAACATCATCTCCGGTGAAGGTGGCGCGCTGCTGTGCCGCGACCACACCCACGCCGAACGTGCCGAGATCATTCGTGAGAAGGGCACCAACCGCAGCCGCTTCTTCCGCGGGCAGGTCGACAAATACACCTGGGTGGACGTAGGTTCCTCGTTCCTGCCCGGCGAGATCACCGCAGCGTTCCTTGCTGCCCAGATGGACGCCGCCGAAGACATCACCGCGCGCCGCCTGGCCATCTGGGACCGCTACCATGCCTGGGCAGCGCCACATGAGGCGGCAGGTCGTCTGGTGCGGCCAACCATTCCGGCGCACACCACCCACAACGCGCACATGTACTACATGCTGCTGCCGTCGCTGGAGGCACGCACTGCATTCATCCAGCTGCTGCGCGAGCAGGGCGTGCAGGCCGTCTTCCACTACATCCCGCTCCACTCTTCGCCCGCTGGCATCAGCAACGGCCGCACCGGTTCGACCATGCAGATCACCGACAGCCTCAGCGAGCGCCTGGTGCGCATGCCGCTGTGGATCGGTGTGGAATCCCAGATGGACCTGATCCTGGAGGCCGCCGACAAGGCTCTGGAGCAGATCGCATGA
- a CDS encoding D-sedoheptulose 7-phosphate isomerase produces MNAFIEEEFGKAQENFRRMAADAALQQQIRDAVALCVEALRAGKKILFAGNGGSAADAQHWAGELVSRFYYDRPGLPAIALTTDTSILTAIGNDYGYDYTFARQIEALGQAGDVFVAISTSGRSKNIMRALEASEAKGVRVIGFTGEHGGDMKDRCEICFCIPSNETPRIQEGHEFIGHLLCALIESEMFPRAEAG; encoded by the coding sequence ATGAACGCCTTCATTGAAGAAGAGTTCGGCAAGGCGCAGGAGAATTTCCGCCGCATGGCTGCCGACGCCGCGCTGCAGCAGCAGATCCGCGACGCCGTGGCGTTGTGCGTAGAGGCGTTGCGCGCCGGGAAGAAGATCCTCTTCGCCGGCAACGGCGGCAGTGCCGCCGACGCGCAGCACTGGGCCGGCGAGCTGGTCAGCCGTTTCTACTACGATCGCCCGGGCCTGCCGGCGATCGCGCTGACCACCGACACTTCGATCCTGACCGCCATCGGCAACGACTACGGTTACGACTACACCTTCGCCCGCCAGATTGAAGCGCTGGGCCAGGCAGGTGACGTGTTCGTGGCGATCTCGACCTCGGGTCGTTCGAAGAACATCATGCGCGCGCTTGAAGCGTCCGAAGCCAAGGGCGTGCGGGTGATCGGCTTCACCGGCGAGCACGGTGGCGACATGAAGGATCGCTGCGAAATCTGCTTCTGCATTCCCTCCAACGAAACGCCGCGCATCCAGGAGGGCCATGAGTTCATCGGCCACCTGCTGTGCGCGCTGATCGAAAGCGAAATGTTCCCGCGCGCGGAAGCGGGCTGA
- a CDS encoding SDR family NAD(P)-dependent oxidoreductase, whose product MLPVILVTGASRGIGRAIALHLAAQHAQLVLVARDEQALAELDTQIQALGAPAAMCAALDLTDADAIAGLFKQVFARFGRLDGLVNNAGVLHEGLLGMIRAEDIDQVLAVNVKAPLMAMQYAARLMARTGKGSIVNLVSIMGVNGAAGLSLYAASKAALVGATRSASKELAARGIRVNAVSPGFIDTDMTRSMPEAAHAKRVASIAMGRAGTPEEVAALVAFLLSDASTYVTGQVIGIDGQMVV is encoded by the coding sequence GTGCTGCCTGTCATCCTGGTCACCGGCGCATCGCGCGGCATCGGCCGGGCCATTGCCCTGCACCTGGCCGCGCAGCATGCGCAGCTGGTGCTGGTGGCCCGCGACGAACAGGCACTGGCTGAACTGGACACGCAGATCCAGGCGTTGGGTGCGCCAGCAGCGATGTGCGCCGCTCTGGACCTGACCGATGCCGATGCCATCGCCGGGCTGTTCAAGCAGGTGTTTGCCCGCTTCGGGCGGCTGGACGGACTGGTCAACAACGCCGGTGTCCTGCACGAAGGGCTGCTCGGCATGATCCGTGCCGAGGACATCGACCAGGTGCTGGCGGTCAACGTCAAAGCGCCGCTGATGGCAATGCAGTACGCCGCACGGCTGATGGCACGTACCGGCAAGGGCAGCATCGTCAACCTGGTCTCGATCATGGGCGTCAATGGCGCGGCTGGCCTCAGCCTGTACGCGGCCAGCAAGGCTGCGCTGGTCGGAGCCACCCGTTCGGCATCCAAGGAATTGGCCGCACGCGGCATCCGCGTGAACGCGGTGTCGCCGGGCTTCATCGATACCGACATGACCCGCAGCATGCCCGAGGCTGCGCACGCCAAGCGTGTGGCTTCGATCGCGATGGGCCGTGCCGGCACTCCGGAGGAGGTCGCCGCACTGGTGGCCTTCCTGCTCAGCGATGCTTCCACCTACGTCACCGGACAGGTGATCGGCATCGACGGACAAATGGTGGTCTGA